A portion of the Burkholderia pseudomultivorans genome contains these proteins:
- a CDS encoding ATP-dependent acyl-CoA ligase, translating into MHTMAEQIDTSSDRHANRTLPAMLMARVARNGTAPLFSDRATQWTAVDAMAAAAGRAGALAAHGIKRGDRVALLCSNRIEFIETLLGCAWLGAVAVPINTASRGMQLQHILRNSGARLIVAEAALLEAVYCLDDADLPLEAAWVIDDDAPARHAAHFEVRPCPARGDALAPAELANGDPFAILYTSGTSGLSKGVICPHAQFYWWGVHTGGDLEVGPGDVLYTCLPLFHTNALNSFFQALMHDAQLVVERRFSASRFFESLIETRATVTFLLGAMVPILLSRAETAREREHGVRVALAPGVPAQFQEEFTRRTGIGLIDGYGSTETNSVIGGKLGTKRVGYMGKLAEGFDARVVDADDNAVPDGQAGELVLRASEPYAFASGYFAMPEKTVEAWRNLWFHTGDRVVRSPDGYFRFVDRLKDAIRRRGENISSFEVEQVLLAHPAIELAAVFAVQSNLAEDEVMAALVLREGEALDPLDLVKYCEPRLPYFAVPRFIDFATDLPKTENGKIKKYQLREQGVTPTTWDLERSGYRLKRA; encoded by the coding sequence GGCGCCGCTTTTTTCCGATCGCGCCACGCAGTGGACCGCGGTCGATGCGATGGCGGCCGCCGCCGGCCGGGCGGGCGCGCTTGCCGCGCACGGCATCAAGCGAGGCGACCGCGTCGCGCTGCTGTGCTCGAACCGGATCGAGTTCATCGAGACACTGCTCGGCTGCGCATGGCTCGGCGCGGTCGCGGTGCCGATCAACACCGCCTCGCGCGGCATGCAGCTGCAGCACATCCTGCGCAATTCGGGCGCGCGCCTGATCGTCGCAGAGGCCGCGCTGCTCGAGGCCGTCTACTGCCTCGACGATGCCGACCTGCCGCTGGAAGCCGCGTGGGTCATCGACGACGACGCGCCGGCGCGGCACGCGGCGCACTTCGAAGTCCGGCCGTGTCCCGCGCGCGGCGACGCGCTGGCGCCCGCGGAACTGGCGAACGGCGATCCCTTCGCCATTCTCTATACGTCCGGGACCTCCGGCCTGTCGAAGGGCGTGATCTGCCCGCATGCGCAGTTCTACTGGTGGGGCGTGCACACGGGTGGTGACCTCGAAGTGGGGCCGGGCGACGTGCTCTACACGTGCCTGCCGCTGTTTCATACGAATGCGCTGAACAGCTTCTTCCAGGCGCTCATGCACGATGCACAGCTGGTCGTCGAACGCCGCTTCTCGGCGAGCCGCTTTTTCGAGTCGCTGATCGAAACGCGCGCGACGGTCACCTTCCTGCTCGGCGCGATGGTGCCGATTCTGCTGTCGCGTGCCGAGACGGCCCGGGAGCGCGAACACGGCGTTCGCGTTGCGCTGGCGCCCGGCGTGCCTGCGCAGTTCCAGGAGGAGTTCACGCGGCGCACGGGCATCGGCCTGATCGACGGCTACGGCTCGACGGAAACCAACTCGGTGATCGGCGGCAAGCTCGGCACGAAGCGCGTCGGCTACATGGGCAAGCTGGCGGAGGGGTTCGATGCGCGGGTCGTCGATGCCGACGACAACGCGGTGCCGGACGGACAGGCGGGCGAGCTTGTGCTGCGCGCAAGCGAACCGTATGCATTTGCGAGCGGCTACTTCGCGATGCCGGAAAAGACGGTCGAAGCATGGCGCAACCTGTGGTTCCACACCGGCGATCGTGTGGTCCGCAGCCCCGACGGCTATTTCCGGTTCGTCGACCGCCTGAAGGATGCGATCCGGCGCCGCGGCGAAAACATCTCGTCGTTCGAAGTCGAGCAGGTGCTGCTCGCCCATCCGGCAATCGAGTTGGCGGCCGTGTTCGCGGTGCAGTCGAACCTCGCGGAGGACGAAGTGATGGCCGCGCTGGTGCTGCGCGAAGGCGAGGCGCTGGATCCGCTGGATCTGGTGAAGTACTGCGAGCCTCGTCTGCCGTATTTCGCCGTGCCGCGCTTCATCGATTTCGCAACGGACCTGCCGAAGACGGAGAACGGGAAGATCAAGAAGTACCAGCTCAGGGAGCAGGGCGTGACGCCGACGACGTGGGACCTCGAGCGTTCGGGCTACCGGTTGAAGCGCGCATAG